A section of the Paralichthys olivaceus isolate ysfri-2021 chromosome 16, ASM2471397v2, whole genome shotgun sequence genome encodes:
- the LOC109643617 gene encoding nucleoprotein TPR-like isoform X2 — translation MAAVLLQVLERTELNKLPKGAQNKLEKFVTELQNANEALKTLHERFKADSEQQYFDIEKRLLESQEQILSATRDLQTLKEENKKLNEELSTLKGIEGETFQDKTPQQQTKTKYEIEAEKRELARLLEKRTQEVENLTHDVNRLNEKLTETNKVRMELQLKLDDIQSSETSVQHREKRMEQEKELLEKKIEWSTAELKTKTEELLNTNRDKGKEILELQSSLKNTKEQVTALESQLMSLKQTSESQSKRADDLNNKLKQAKDEQSAMEEKYRNELNAHVKLSSLYKGAATDMETKNQELNRAVEELSKVVKETGEVNKTLEKKVFEGAELKTRLEAELREKIKKMEKELENATVKASGVPSLTEEQLDHMCPSAAAIAAIVKPGMKFFDLYNAYAECQTQLQLEKQETRRVSRVLDEIIQEVESKAPVLKRQRQEYESMQRSMASLCNKLEQARMEIHGLQKEKEETKQRCEALEREKLRVERQLDDTSTQVCVLLAELEEAKGNRVIKNDSSSADISSTSEGISPRQVSFRSVEEMQKQNQSLLGRLRELEQEKERQQSRVTSARVSELEASVDKLQKEVEQLKEQRNQQKQLADSNARQRDMYKALLTHSTGFSLPPQGLESSPQPAHVRPSAPGTRSTPQRAAAVEAAQSTQAKAALKQLNDAFSLYKKEKAENDRMLNETNDRLQRQITELSSSHAKLTSQLEFSNKRYEILQETVSAYRREISALQDRNQKMSATAQRHEHIIHTMTQDLREANEKLALEEVRVANVTKERDMLRQAESRLSREKEAIVAEQRNQNLLLTNLKTIQLTMERTETETRQRLNNKIEHLEAELVSMKSRMDQEVAQRHSLGRTMDAQLLEAKKQLETQNILQQRTRELLRSSEQQVAALKAQLASASSSEAVTSSSNTTTTATRAAPLRAPLRVRPQAPAASQQPPSQSEQEIAEVKGLLRTAEEQNSELAEQLKNANTTVEQYRAVVLTLEDSLKKEKESRSPLEMRLKESEEVQKQLEKRIVEVEKMKQREQDEGRKAVDAVEKEVCELQRSLKTSQTEQQEALERAAASLTLEQKATQESLLQTKLASEAQSKYERELMLHAADVEALQELKKKVQQDMAQKRELEEQINKTSSLLQEKTAAWNTLEKQLKEDLSNQSRRCEELGKQNALLHQQMDDMASRSRQQQQQHQLDLSFNEEGKTTEQILEILRFVRQEKQIAVARCEVSEGETLRYKQRVEHQDRELKELQDTLNAERQKMQATAKTLVQQEEQLKKMNTISALQESNKMLKMNRDKLQQELQQAQAKVTKLQSDISPLHNSMSLLSKKNGSLQADKRLLEEDLKHWKAKAQLLASQRKDGDVEEKQKLTNEREAQQRRIAQLAEEMAKLKTELARSSASSNSAQSQLQGLRDSMAQQISEKESLKKEAETKKNEILEKNKTITQVKKIGRRYKMQYDELKIQHDKLVAETASKAGSEAAPSQEVQQELAKAQEELNKAREELKTLKEDVQKKQEETHKALQELEEAQKENQKTKEKSQEVQNQTTKIQNQLTQVQSQLSQTQSQLQQNQNQLTQSQKELQQAKTHSQQVQNQLKSAQTQAQARQRELQQVKEALQQSLSGQKELQQTHQTNQHSHNQEVSNLKNTLTQAEGKATELQGQLDSLQKTIAERESDIKRLQEQLNEANQANEASQATQAKSSQASDANAAGDTNQAQQEEVAKLRQELLECKKREEQLKQQISDKEEKTKKAFMGAKTKISQLISAKEQLSKETEELKQNKEELEGRVNALKSQYEGRILRLDRELRELKETQTHSEPREEPQDQSGAKVVDQPRSTDQRQISLKSPAQDRGGSSLSDPPTANIRPTPSTPSPSNKPSPSPGSKSTPRASIRPMVTPATIPIPTPTATVMPTTQTDSQEVLISTGVSVHSTTSSLVSAPTSISQPTSLQATAFVQPTQQQAASQDAASSMDTERPSTSSSLIGAAGSKRAREEEEEEQEEEDMERGPEISHTSPTTKKLRLKPSIVLEMEGDEEMEGELRDEGEQQDSPDDSQELPESFPVLAEDEEDIEEEGVSQSVPSYQMSSQGSTIIRDVIVIDTDSESRESKEGEEKQEDEEEEEEEEEEEGDEYKEEEDDDEDEDDAGDGEMRGGDESNDRSGAEDEGEEEDPSEATNAEEDVCGASSDSQHASEPPQSSEGSSSATSESDLREPVHLPPISSSIPSPSSLTPRLPHPRRPTHSLPPRLYIQPPAPELGPPHTQRQSSQLRRTSVGRGLQLTPGISSTQHFFDDDDRMVPSTPTLVVPHRTDGFAEAIHSPQVAGLSTRFRFGPPEDLLPQASASHSDLGQLASQGGLGMYESPLFLAAHDEDGGGRSVPTTPLQVAAPVTVFTESLPSDSGDNMASQSVPMVTASTGMASTADDVDEVFVEQEAEGPGIESSLESQTDVESTGQQSDDASLPSTSQDPDNSSVTQRRMMSSQSLISSLSGRGTRGGRGEARMLLSRRGTYSRGGRGGAMGRGGIA, via the exons ATGGCGGCCGTGCTGCTGCAGGTCCTGGAGCGGACGGAGCTAAACAAACTCCCGAAAGGCGCCCAGAACAAGCTGGAGAAGTTTGTGACGGAGCTGCAGAATGCTAACGAGGCGCTGAAGACGCTGCACGAGCGCTTCAAAGCAGACAGTG AGCAGCAGTACTTTGACATCGAGAAGAGACTGTTGGAGAGCCAGGAACAGATCCTGTCAGCCACCAGAGACTTGCAGACCCtgaaggaggaaaataaaaaactca ATGAAGAGTTGAGTACTCTGAAAGGAATAGAGGGAGAGACCTTTCAGGATAAAACACCACAGCAG CAAACAAAGACCAAGTATGAGATtgaggcagagaagagggagCTGGCGAGGTTGCTGGAGAAGAGAACACAGGAGGTGGAGAACCTTACAC acgATGTGAATCGTCTAAACGAGAAGCTGACTGAGACAAACAAAGTGAGGATGGAGCTGCAGTTGAAACTGGATGATATACAATCATCTGAGACGTCGGTACAG CATCGGGAGAAGCGTATGGAGCAGGAGAAAGAATTACTGGAGAAGAAAATTGAGTGGTCAACTGCAGAGCTGAAGACCAAGACCGAAGAACTGCTCAACACCAACAGAGACAAAGGCAAAGAGATACTAGAGCTTCAGAGTAGTCTGAAGAACACCAAGGAGCAG GTGACCGCACTGGAAAGTCAGCTCATGTCTCTGAAGCAAACCAGTGAGAGCCAAAGTAAAAGAGCTGATGACCTCAACAACAAACTCAAACAG GCTAAAGATGAGCAGAGTGCCATGGAGGAGAAATACCGCAATGAGCTCAATGCTCATGTCAAGTTGTCTTCACTGTACAAG GGGGCAGCAACAGATATGGAGACAAAAAACCAAGAACTTAACAGAGCTGTGGAAGAGCTCAGCAAAGTTGTTAAAGAAACCGGGGAGG TCAATAAGACTCTGGAGAAGAAGGTGTTTGAAGGAGCAGAACTGAAGACACGACTTGAGGCAGAGCTGAGGGAAAAAAtcaagaaaatggaaaaagagcTGGAAAATGCCACAGTGAAGGCTTCTG GTGTTCCCTCTCTGACTGAGGAGCAGCTGGACCACATGTGTCCGTCAGCAGCTGCCATTGCTGCGATTGTAAAGCCTGGCATGAAATTCTTTGAC CTGTATAATGCCTATGCAGAGTGTCAGACGCAGCTTCAGCTTGAGAAACAGGAGACCAGGAGAGTGAGCCGAGTGCTGGATGAGATCATCCAGGAAGTGGAGTCCAAAGCGCCTGTACTGAAACGTCAGAGACAGGAGTATGAGAGCATGCAAAGGTCCATGGCTTCCCTGTGCAACAAACTGGAACAGGCTCGAATG GAAATCCATGGTttgcaaaaagagaaagaagagaccAAGCAGCGCTGTGAGGCgttggagagagaaaaactgaggGTAGAGAGACAATTAGATGACACATCTACACAG GTGTGTGTTCTTCTGGCGGAGCTTGAGGAAGCCAAGGGTAATCGGGTGATCAAGAATGACAGCAGCTCCGCCGACATTTCCAGCACTTCTGAAGGCATAAGCCCACGCCAGGTGTCTTTCCGCAGTGTTGAGGAGATGCAAAAGCAGAACCAGAGCCTGCTGGGAAGGCTGAGGGAGCTGGAGCAGGAAAAGGAAAGACAGCAGAGCCGTGTGACTTCAGCACG TGTGTCTGAATTGGAGGCCAGTGTGGATAAACTCCagaaggaggtggagcagctgaaaGAGCAGAGGAACCAGCAGAAACAGCTGGCCGACTCCAAcgccagacagagagacatgtaCAAGGCCCTGTTGACTCACAGCACTGGCTTTAGCCTGCCTCCTCAAG GTCTTGAGTCTTCACCCCAGCCCGCACATGTTCGTCCTTCAGCCCCAGGAACTCGCTCTACTCCACAACGAGCTGCTGCTGTCGAGGCAGCACAGAGTACTCAGGCTAAAGCTGCTTTAAAACAG CTCAACGATGCCTTCAGTCTGTATAAAAAAGAGAAGGCAGAGAACGACAGGATGCTGAATGAAACAAACGACAGACTGCAGAGACAGATAACAGAACTCAGCTCCAGTCACGCCAAGCTGACTTCTCAACTGGAGTTCAGCAACAAGAG GTATGAGATTCTCCAGGAGACTGTATCAGCTTACCGCAGAGAGATCTCTGCCCTTCAGGACAGGAACCAAAAAATGTCTGCTACAGCCCAACGACACGAGCATATCATCCACACAATGACCCAGGATCTGCGGGAGGCTAATGAAAAACTGGCACTGGAAGAG GTGCGCGTAGCGAACGTGaccaaagagagagacatgttAAGACAAGCAGAGAGTCGACTGAGTCGAGAGAAGGAAGCCATAGTGGCTGAGCAACGTAACCAGAACCTACTGCTCACCAACCTCAAGACTATACAG TTGACTATGGAgcgaacagagacagagacccGCCAGCGACTGAACAACAAGATCGAGCATCTGGAGGCAGAGCTGGTTTCCATGAAGAGCAGGATGGACCAGGAAGTCGCACAGAGACATTCCCTCGGACGCACTATGGAT GCTCAGCTGTTAGAAGCCAAGAAGCAGCTTGAGACCCAGAACATCCTGCAGCAGAGAACCAGGGAGTTGTTGCGGAGCTCTgaacagcaggtggcagcacTGAAAGCACAGCTGGCTTCTGCTTCATCCTCTGAGGCTGTTACCAGCTCCagcaacaccaccaccacagctACCCGAGCTGCACCCCTCAGAGCTCCACTGAGAG TACGCCCTCAAGCTCCAGCAGCCTCCCAGCAGCCTCCCAGCCAATCCGAGCAAGAGATTGCAGAGGTGAAAGGTCTTCTCCGTACTGCTGAGGAACAGAACAGTGAACTGGCAGAGCAGCTGAAGAACGCCAATACTACTGTGGAGCAGTACAGAGCTGTGGTACTGACCCTGGAAGACAGTCtgaagaaggaaaaggag TCCCGCTCCCCCCTGGAGATGCGACTGAAGGAGTCGGAGGAGGTGCAGAAGCAGCTGGAGAAGAGGATTGTAGAGGTGGAGAAGATGAAGCAGCGGGAGCAGGATGAGGGGAGGAAAGCTGTGGATGCGGTGGAGAAAGAA GTGTGTGAGCTGCAGCGCAGTCTGAAGACCAGTCAGACAGAACAGCAGGAGGCGCTGGAGAGAGCAGCTGCTTCTCTGACACTGGAGCAGAAGGCCACACAAGAGAGTCTGCTGCAG ACTAAGCTTGCTAGTGAGGCGCAGTCTAAGTATGAGCGGGAGTTGATGCTTCATGCTGCTGATGTGGAGGCTCTGCAGGAGCTCAAGAAAAAAGTTCAACAAGACATGGCACAGAAGAGGGAGTTAGAGGAGCAAATAAACAAGACATCCTCcctcctgcaggagaaaacTGCTGCATGGAACACACTGGAGAAACAGCTGAAG GAGGACCTGTCTAATCAGAGTCGGCGCTGTGAGGAGCTAGGGAAGCAGAATGCTCTCTTGCACCAGCAGATGGATGACATGGCCTCCAGGAgtcgccagcagcagcagcagcaccagcttGACCTGTCATTTAATGAGGAAGGAAAGACCACTGAACAGATTCTAGAAATACTCAG GTTTGTGCGGCAGGAGAAACAGATAGCTGTGGCTCGATGTGAGGTGTCGGAGGGAGAAACTCTTCGTTACAAACAGCGAGTGGAACACCAAGACAGAGAACTAAAGGAGCTACAAGACACCCTGAATGCTGAGAGGCAGAAAATGCAG GCTACAGCTAAGACTCTGGTCCAGCAAGAAGAGCAACTGAAGAAGATGAACACTATCAGTGCTCTACAAGAAAGCAACAAGATGCTGAAAATGAACAGAGACAAGCTGCAACAGGAGCTGCAACAAGCACAGGCTAAA gtgacaaagctgcagtcagacatCAGTCCACTGCACAACTCTATGTCTCTGCTGTCAAAAAAAAATGGCTCCTTGCAGGCTGATAAGAGGCTTCTGGAAGAAGACCTCAAACACTGGAAGGCCAAAGCACAG ctgctggccAGCCAACGGAAAGATGGagatgtggaggagaaacaaaaactGACCAATGAGAGAGAAGCTCAGCAGAGACGCATCGCACAGCTCGCTGAAGAGATGGCCAAGCTGAAGACTGAACTGGCCAG ATCCAGTGCCAGCAGTAACTCAGCTCAGTCTCAGCTGCAAGGCCTCAGAGACTCTATGGCCCAACAGATATCAGAGAAAGAAAGTCTGAAGAAAGAAgcggaaacaaaaaaaaatgagatCCTGGAGAAGAACAAAACCATAACCCAGGTGAAGAAGATCGGACGACGCTACAAGATGCAGTATGATGAGCTCAAAATCCAGCATGACAAG CTGGTTGCAGAAACAGCATCTAAAGCAGGGAGCGAGGCAGCTCCTAGTCAAGAGGTGCAGCAGGAGCTGGCTAAAGCCCAGGAGGAGCTCAACAAGGCCAGAGAGGAgctaaaaacactgaaagaagATGTGCagaagaaacaggaagag ACCCACAAGGCCCTgcaagagctggaggaggcacAGAAGGAAAACCAGAAGACCAAGGAAAAGTCCCAGGAGGTTCAAAACCAGACGACAAAGATCCAGAACCAACTCACACAG GTGCAGTCCCAGTTGTCGCAGACCCAGTCTCAACTGCAGCAGAATCAGAACCAGCTGACCCAGAGTCAGAAAGAGCTTCAACAAGCCAAGACCCACAGCCAGCAG GTACAAAACCAGTTAAAATCAGCTCAAACTCAAGCTCAGGCCCGTCAGAGGGAGCTCCAGCAGGTGAAAGAAGCACTCCAGCAGAGCCTCTCTGGTCAGAAAGAGCTACAACAGACTCATCAAACCAATCAACACAGCCACAACCAGGAAGTCAGCAATCTCAAGAACACTCTAACCCAAGCAGAGGGCAAG GCGACTGAGCTCCAAGGACAGCTGGACAGTCTGCAGAAG ACCATTGCTGAGCGTGAATCAGACATCAAGCgtctgcaggagcagctgaaTGAAGCTAACCAGGCCAATGAAGCGAGTCAAGCCACACAGGCCAAGAGTTCCCAGGCCAGTGATGCTAACGCAGCTGGTGACACTAACCAGGCTCAACAAGAGGAGGTTGCCAAACTCAGACAAGAg CTTTTGGAGTGTaagaaaagagaggagcagctgaaaCAGCAGATTTCtgataaagaagaaaagaccAAGAAGGCATTCATGGGAGCTAAGACCAAAATCAGCCAGCTCATCA GTGCAAAAGAGCAGCTAAGTAAGGAGACAGAAGAACTGAAACAGAATAAGGAGGAGTTGGAGGGGAGAGTAAACGCCCTCAAGTCTCAGTACGAAGGACGAATTCTTCGCCTGGACAGAGAGCTGAGAGAACTGaaggagacacagacacactctgagCCCAGAGAGGAACCACAGGACCAGAGTGGCGCTAAG GTGGTTGATCAGCCGAGATCTACAGACCAGAGGCAGATATCTTTGAAGAGTCCAGCCCAAGACAGAGGAGG CTCTAGCCTGTCTGATCCTCCCACTGCTAACATCCGCCCAACCCCAAGTACTCCATCTCCTAGCAACAAGCCCAGCCCCTCCCCTGGTAGCAAGTCCACACCCCGTGCCAGTATCCGGCCTATGGTTACCCCGGCAACCATCCCAATCCCGACACCTACCGCCACCGTCATGCCAACCACACAAACTGACAGTCAAGAGG TGCTAATTAGTACAGGAGTCTCTGTACACTCCACCACCTCCAGTCTGGTGAGTGCACCCACCTCCATATCTCAGCCAACCAGCTTACAAGCCACAGCTTTTGTCCAGCCCACCCAGCAGCAGGCAGCCAGTCAGGACGCAGCGTCCAGCATGGACACAGAGCGGCCATCCACGTCCTCTTCTCTGATTGGTGCAG CAGGCTCGAAGCGtgccagagaggaggaggaggaggagcaggaggaggaagatatGGAGAGAGGACCAGAGATTTCCCACACATCACCGACCACTAAAAAACTACGACTAAAACCATCAATAGTACTTGAG atggAAGGTGATGAGGAGATGGAAGGAGAACTGAGAGATGAGGGGGAACAACAGGATTCACCAGATGACAGTCAG GAGCTTCCAGAGAGTTTCCCTGTTCTAgctgaagatgaggaggacatTGAGGAAGAAGGCGTGTCCCAGTCTGTCCCCTCTTACCAAATGTCCTCTCAGGGCTCCACTATAATCCGAGATGTCATTGTGATCGACACGGACAGTGAGAGCCGAGAGAgcaaagagggggaggagaagcaggaggacgaagaggaagaggaagaagaggaggaagaggaaggagatgag TataaggaggaagaggacgatgatgaagatgaggatgatgcTGGTGACGGTGAGATGAGGGGAGGAGATGAGAGTAATGACAGGAGCGGGGctgaagatgagggagaggaggaagatccATCAGAAGCCACCAATGCTGAGGAGGATGTGTGTGGAGCGTCGTCAGACTCCCAGCATGCCTCTGAGCCGCCGCAGAGCA gtgaaggcagcagcagcgccACATCAGAGTCTGACCTCAGAGAACCTGTACACCTCCCCCCAATCTCCTCCTCTAtaccctcaccctcctccctcacacCCCGTTTGCCACACCCCCGTAGGCCCACACACTCCCTCCCACCAAGGCTTTACATCCAACCGCCGGCTCCAGAGCTGggacccccacacacacag AGACAGTCCTCTCAGCTGCGTAGAACATCAGTAGGACGTGGACTTCAACTCACCCCTGGAATCAGCAGTACG CAACATTTCTTTGATGATGACGACAGAATGGTTCCCAGTACTCCCACTCTGGTGGTCCCACACCGCACTGATGGCTTTGCTGAGGCTATACA TTCCCCTCAGGTAGCTGGTCTCTCTACCAGGTTTAGATTTGGTCCTCCGGAAGACCTGCTGCCTCAGGCATCAGCGTCACACTCTGACCTCGGACAACTGGCCTCTCAAGGAG GTTTGGGGATGTATGAGTCTCCTCTGTTCCTGGCTGCTCatgatgaagatggaggaggaaggagtgtCCCTACCACGCCTTTACAAGTGGCTGCACCAG TGACAGTCTTCACCGAGTCGCTGCCTTCAGACAGCGGTGACAACATGGCTTCGCAGTCTGTTCCCATGGTGACAGCCTCCACGGGGATGGCTTCCACTGCAGATGATGTAGATGAGGTGTTCGTGGAGCAAGAAGCCGAGGG ACCTGGTATTGAGTCGTCTTTGGAAAGCCAGACAGACGTGGAGTCAACAGGGCAGCAGAGTGATGATGCATCACTGCCATCTACCAGCCAAGACCCCG ACAACAGCAGTGTTACTCAGCGGCGCATGATGAGCAGCCAATCCCTGATCAGCAGCCTGTCGGGCAGAGGaaccagaggagggaggggagaagcCAGGATGTTACTCAGCCGCAGAG GGACTTACTCTcggggaggaaggggaggagccATGGGCAGAGGAGGCATCGCCTAA